The Bos mutus isolate GX-2022 chromosome 7, NWIPB_WYAK_1.1, whole genome shotgun sequence genome window below encodes:
- the RNF44 gene encoding RING finger protein 44 isoform X1 has protein sequence MQPWALAVTRWAPSAPGGQRRFPAGPSSSPGQLWGSPSHEGPVASLPAQDERFPSQQLPPRPAHLPVEERRASAPAGGSPRMLHPVSQQSPFMVDLHEQVHQGPVPLSYTVTTVTTQGFPLPAGQHIPGCSAQQLPACSVMFSGQHYPLCCLPPPQLIQACTMQQLPVPYQAYPHLISSDHYILHPPPPAPHPQPAHMAPLGQFMSLQTQHPRMPLQRLDNDVDLRGDQHPLGSFTYSTSAPGPTLSASVPMHYLPHDTLHHELSFGVPYSHVMPRRLSTQRYRLQQPLPPPPPPPPPPPYYPSFLPYFLSMLPMSPTAMGPTISLDLDVDDVEMENYEALLNLAERLGDAKPRGLTKADIEQLPSYRFHPDSHQSEQTLCVVCFSDFEARQLLRVLPCNHEFHTKCVDKWLKANRTCPICRADASEVPREAE, from the exons ATGCAACCATGGGCTCTGGCAGTGACTAGGTGGGCACCCTCTGCCCCTGGGGGTCAGCGGCGATTCCCTGCAGGACCCAGCAGCAGCCCGGGCCAGCTCTGGGGAAG CCCCAGCCACGAGGGCCCCGTGGCCAGCCTGCCGGCCCAGGATGAGCGCTTCCCCTCCCAGCAGCTGCCGCCCCGACCAGCACACCTCCCCGTAGAGGAGCGCCGAGCCTCGGCTCCTGCCGGCGGGAGCCCCCGAATGCTGCACCCAGTCTCCCAGCAGAGCCCGTTCATGGTTGATCTCCACGAGCAG GTGCACCAGGGACCTGTCCCTCTGTCCTACACAGTCACCACGGTGACCACCCAAGGCTTCCCCTTGCCTGCAGGCCAGCACATCCCTGGCTGCAGCGCTCAGCAGCTCCCAGCATGCTCCGTGATGTTCAGCGGGCAGCACTACCCGCTCTGCTGCCTCCCGCCCCCG CAGCTGATCCAGGCGTGTACCATGCAGCAGCTCCCTGTGCCCTATCAGGCCTACCCTCATCTCATCTCCAGTGACCACTACATCCTACACCCCCCGCCGCCagccccacacccccagcccGCTCACATGGCGCCTCTTGGGCAGTTTATGTCCCTGCAGACACAGCACCCACGCATG CCCCTGCAGCGCCTCGACAATGATGTGGATCTCCGGGGGGATCAGCACCCCCTGGGGAGCTTCACCTACTCCACCTCGGCCCCAGGCCCGACCCTGTCGGCGTCCGTGCCCATGCACTACCTGCCCCACGACACCCTGCACCACGAGCTGTCCTTCGGTGTG CCATATTCCCACGTGATGCCTCGGAGACTGAGCACCCAGAGATACCGCCTGCAACAGCCGCtgcccccgccacccccgccGCCTCCCCCACCACCGTATTACCCCAGCTTCCTGCCCTACTTCCT CTCGATGCTGCCGATGTCACCAACAGCAATGGGGCCCACCATCAGCCTGGATCTTGATGTGGATGACGTGGAGATGGAGAACTATGAG GCTCTCCTGAATCTGGCCGAGCGGCTGGGAGACGCCAAACCCCGTGGCCTCACCAAAGCGGACATCGAGCAGCTTCCATCGTACCGCTTTCACCCGGACAGTCACCAGTCGGAGCAGACGCT GTGTGTTGTCTGCTTCAGTGATTTCGAGGCGCGGCAGCTGCTCCGGGTCCTCCCCTGCAACCACGAGTTCCACACCAAGTGTGTCGACAAGTGGTTGAAG GCCAACCGGACGTGTCCCATTTGCCGGGCCGACGCTTCCGAGGTGCCCAGGGAGGCTGAGTGA
- the RNF44 gene encoding RING finger protein 44 isoform X2, giving the protein MQPWALAVTRWAPSAPGGQRRFPAGPSSSPGQLWGSPSHEGPVASLPAQDERFPSQQLPPRPAHLPVEERRASAPAGGSPRMLHPVSQQSPFMVDLHEQVHQGPVPLSYTVTTVTTQGFPLPAGQHIPGCSAQQLPACSVMFSGQHYPLCCLPPPLIQACTMQQLPVPYQAYPHLISSDHYILHPPPPAPHPQPAHMAPLGQFMSLQTQHPRMPLQRLDNDVDLRGDQHPLGSFTYSTSAPGPTLSASVPMHYLPHDTLHHELSFGVPYSHVMPRRLSTQRYRLQQPLPPPPPPPPPPPYYPSFLPYFLSMLPMSPTAMGPTISLDLDVDDVEMENYEALLNLAERLGDAKPRGLTKADIEQLPSYRFHPDSHQSEQTLCVVCFSDFEARQLLRVLPCNHEFHTKCVDKWLKANRTCPICRADASEVPREAE; this is encoded by the exons ATGCAACCATGGGCTCTGGCAGTGACTAGGTGGGCACCCTCTGCCCCTGGGGGTCAGCGGCGATTCCCTGCAGGACCCAGCAGCAGCCCGGGCCAGCTCTGGGGAAG CCCCAGCCACGAGGGCCCCGTGGCCAGCCTGCCGGCCCAGGATGAGCGCTTCCCCTCCCAGCAGCTGCCGCCCCGACCAGCACACCTCCCCGTAGAGGAGCGCCGAGCCTCGGCTCCTGCCGGCGGGAGCCCCCGAATGCTGCACCCAGTCTCCCAGCAGAGCCCGTTCATGGTTGATCTCCACGAGCAG GTGCACCAGGGACCTGTCCCTCTGTCCTACACAGTCACCACGGTGACCACCCAAGGCTTCCCCTTGCCTGCAGGCCAGCACATCCCTGGCTGCAGCGCTCAGCAGCTCCCAGCATGCTCCGTGATGTTCAGCGGGCAGCACTACCCGCTCTGCTGCCTCCCGCCCCCG CTGATCCAGGCGTGTACCATGCAGCAGCTCCCTGTGCCCTATCAGGCCTACCCTCATCTCATCTCCAGTGACCACTACATCCTACACCCCCCGCCGCCagccccacacccccagcccGCTCACATGGCGCCTCTTGGGCAGTTTATGTCCCTGCAGACACAGCACCCACGCATG CCCCTGCAGCGCCTCGACAATGATGTGGATCTCCGGGGGGATCAGCACCCCCTGGGGAGCTTCACCTACTCCACCTCGGCCCCAGGCCCGACCCTGTCGGCGTCCGTGCCCATGCACTACCTGCCCCACGACACCCTGCACCACGAGCTGTCCTTCGGTGTG CCATATTCCCACGTGATGCCTCGGAGACTGAGCACCCAGAGATACCGCCTGCAACAGCCGCtgcccccgccacccccgccGCCTCCCCCACCACCGTATTACCCCAGCTTCCTGCCCTACTTCCT CTCGATGCTGCCGATGTCACCAACAGCAATGGGGCCCACCATCAGCCTGGATCTTGATGTGGATGACGTGGAGATGGAGAACTATGAG GCTCTCCTGAATCTGGCCGAGCGGCTGGGAGACGCCAAACCCCGTGGCCTCACCAAAGCGGACATCGAGCAGCTTCCATCGTACCGCTTTCACCCGGACAGTCACCAGTCGGAGCAGACGCT GTGTGTTGTCTGCTTCAGTGATTTCGAGGCGCGGCAGCTGCTCCGGGTCCTCCCCTGCAACCACGAGTTCCACACCAAGTGTGTCGACAAGTGGTTGAAG GCCAACCGGACGTGTCCCATTTGCCGGGCCGACGCTTCCGAGGTGCCCAGGGAGGCTGAGTGA
- the RNF44 gene encoding RING finger protein 44 isoform X3, which yields MLHPVSQQSPFMVDLHEQVHQGPVPLSYTVTTVTTQGFPLPAGQHIPGCSAQQLPACSVMFSGQHYPLCCLPPPQLIQACTMQQLPVPYQAYPHLISSDHYILHPPPPAPHPQPAHMAPLGQFMSLQTQHPRMPLQRLDNDVDLRGDQHPLGSFTYSTSAPGPTLSASVPMHYLPHDTLHHELSFGVPYSHVMPRRLSTQRYRLQQPLPPPPPPPPPPPYYPSFLPYFLSMLPMSPTAMGPTISLDLDVDDVEMENYEALLNLAERLGDAKPRGLTKADIEQLPSYRFHPDSHQSEQTLCVVCFSDFEARQLLRVLPCNHEFHTKCVDKWLKANRTCPICRADASEVPREAE from the exons ATGCTGCACCCAGTCTCCCAGCAGAGCCCGTTCATGGTTGATCTCCACGAGCAG GTGCACCAGGGACCTGTCCCTCTGTCCTACACAGTCACCACGGTGACCACCCAAGGCTTCCCCTTGCCTGCAGGCCAGCACATCCCTGGCTGCAGCGCTCAGCAGCTCCCAGCATGCTCCGTGATGTTCAGCGGGCAGCACTACCCGCTCTGCTGCCTCCCGCCCCCG CAGCTGATCCAGGCGTGTACCATGCAGCAGCTCCCTGTGCCCTATCAGGCCTACCCTCATCTCATCTCCAGTGACCACTACATCCTACACCCCCCGCCGCCagccccacacccccagcccGCTCACATGGCGCCTCTTGGGCAGTTTATGTCCCTGCAGACACAGCACCCACGCATG CCCCTGCAGCGCCTCGACAATGATGTGGATCTCCGGGGGGATCAGCACCCCCTGGGGAGCTTCACCTACTCCACCTCGGCCCCAGGCCCGACCCTGTCGGCGTCCGTGCCCATGCACTACCTGCCCCACGACACCCTGCACCACGAGCTGTCCTTCGGTGTG CCATATTCCCACGTGATGCCTCGGAGACTGAGCACCCAGAGATACCGCCTGCAACAGCCGCtgcccccgccacccccgccGCCTCCCCCACCACCGTATTACCCCAGCTTCCTGCCCTACTTCCT CTCGATGCTGCCGATGTCACCAACAGCAATGGGGCCCACCATCAGCCTGGATCTTGATGTGGATGACGTGGAGATGGAGAACTATGAG GCTCTCCTGAATCTGGCCGAGCGGCTGGGAGACGCCAAACCCCGTGGCCTCACCAAAGCGGACATCGAGCAGCTTCCATCGTACCGCTTTCACCCGGACAGTCACCAGTCGGAGCAGACGCT GTGTGTTGTCTGCTTCAGTGATTTCGAGGCGCGGCAGCTGCTCCGGGTCCTCCCCTGCAACCACGAGTTCCACACCAAGTGTGTCGACAAGTGGTTGAAG GCCAACCGGACGTGTCCCATTTGCCGGGCCGACGCTTCCGAGGTGCCCAGGGAGGCTGAGTGA